A DNA window from Leptolyngbya sp. KIOST-1 contains the following coding sequences:
- the secF gene encoding protein translocase subunit SecF, translating to MKLNIIQQRGLWWAISGALVLASLVAMAISWQQFGAPLRPGLDFAGGTRLQLTRACAVTDTCTDGIDLGQVRQVLGQQGLDSSSLQVLGDEQQVLSVRSRNLDVDERTALQAALDEAIGPFDNSSTQIDTVGPVIGQQLLVSGLLALLVSFAGIVAYLSLRFKLDYAILAILALAHDVIITCGVFALLGLLLGIEVDSLFIVSLLTIVGFSVNDTVVIYDRVRENLKLNPGSHINDVVDSAVNQTLTRSINTSLTTILPLLAIFIFGGQTLKYFALALILGFVAGSYSSIFVASSLLALWRERTGQAYSGEPDDAAPQPETQA from the coding sequence ATGAAGCTCAACATTATTCAGCAGCGCGGTCTCTGGTGGGCCATTTCGGGGGCTCTGGTGCTGGCCAGTCTGGTGGCCATGGCGATCTCGTGGCAGCAGTTTGGGGCTCCCCTGCGCCCAGGGCTCGACTTTGCTGGCGGCACCCGCCTGCAGCTCACTCGCGCCTGTGCCGTCACCGACACCTGCACCGATGGGATCGATCTGGGCCAGGTGCGGCAGGTGCTGGGGCAGCAGGGGCTTGACTCCAGCAGTCTGCAGGTGCTGGGCGACGAGCAGCAGGTACTCTCGGTCCGCAGCCGCAACCTGGATGTGGACGAGCGCACCGCCCTGCAAGCCGCCCTCGACGAGGCGATTGGCCCCTTTGACAACAGCTCGACCCAGATCGATACGGTAGGGCCGGTAATTGGTCAACAGCTGCTGGTGTCGGGCCTGCTGGCGCTGCTGGTGTCCTTTGCGGGCATAGTGGCCTACCTCAGCCTGCGGTTTAAGCTGGACTACGCGATCTTGGCCATTCTGGCCCTGGCCCACGATGTCATTATCACCTGCGGGGTATTTGCCCTGCTGGGCCTGCTGCTGGGGATTGAGGTCGACAGCCTGTTTATTGTCTCGCTGCTGACGATTGTGGGCTTCTCGGTCAACGACACGGTGGTAATCTACGATCGCGTGCGCGAAAATCTCAAGCTCAACCCCGGCAGCCACATCAACGACGTGGTCGACAGCGCCGTCAACCAGACCCTGACTCGCTCCATCAACACCTCCCTGACGACAATCCTGCCGTTGCTGGCCATTTTTATCTTTGGCGGTCAGACCCTGAAATACTTTGCCCTGGCCCTGATCCTGGGGTTTGTAGCGGGGTCTTACTCCAGTATCTTTGTGGCCAGTTCGCTGCTGGCCCTGTGGCGAGAGCGCACCGGCCAGGCCTACAGCGGCGAGCCCGATGACGCCGCCCCCCAGCCCGAGACCCAGGCCTAG